DNA from Malus sylvestris chromosome 11, drMalSylv7.2, whole genome shotgun sequence:
ATAATGCAATGGCCAATTGAACATACTGAAACCACTTGAAAGCTTTTTTTAGTTTGTATACTACAAAAGAAGCTAGATTACAcattcttctccttcctctcgTGTAGTTTTTTGTTCTCTCTCATCACCGTAGTTATTTGTAATTGAAATAGAACATCAGAGATATCACAGGTAACTCGGCTATTCACAAATGTTGATGCAAGCGAAGGGAAAATTGATGGCCCCTGCTGGAATTACAACCTTTTTATTACAAAACAGAATTGCACGGGTGCACTCTTACAAAACAGGATTACCGGTTGCGAGATTACAAAATAGTAGTGCTGGTTGTATGCCAATAGAGTCGACGAAACAAAAGGGGGCGCATATTGCACCCTCTATCTCAGAATCAGATATCAAAGTTCCCGGATAAATAGCCTTTCAGTCTCTGGTAGTGGTCACACTGGGAGTCCTAATTCTGAAATCTTCATTATGTGTTTGTCCAGCACAGACCTCTGACGTTTCAAGATCGATGTCATTGATGCAACCTAATAAACATGAAACAAAAAGACAGAAGGGCAATCTTATGTAAACATACAAACAAATGCgcaaggaaaaaaaacacaaagaaaagaGCTACTTAAGGAGATATTTTGTTTGAACTTGCCTCTGCTCTAAGCTTCAAAGCCTCCCTATTAGGAATTTCTCGCAGCCCATCCATTAAATCTACACAAAAACGTAATACAAATGAGGGCATGATTCTAGTGTAATGACATCCAAGGCTCAAGTGAAACGTAAGAACCCGCAAAACcagtttaaattttaaagtcTTTCATATAACCATATAGCTATAACAAAATGAAATAGGGAAGAATTCATGACCACAAACCTGAAGCTTGAGATTCAACCTTATGAGCAGATTTACATAGGTGTTGGATTTGTCTTCCGACATCCCTGCATAAATTACTTGGATTAATCAGGACACCGACAGACAGCCAACGAAAACATCTATAAGAGAAGCCAAGACTAGTTGAATGAGAGAGGGTACATGAGATCAGTATGGCCATATGTCATAtccttttcagcaagaagtgcCCTTTCAAGAAGTTTCTTGCTCTCCTTCTTCATCAAATCAACTGAAAGGTTCAACTCCTTTACACTCTTTTCAGCGCTAAGAAATTGTGCCTGCACATATATTAGTTGTAATTAATATCGGAAGATACGGAAACTAGAGGTAAAGGTTTGGAGATTCTGAGTTTGAAAGGGTTTATGGTATATACAGACCTCCTCGCTCTGAAGTCGACGAAATGTCTGGCGAAAGAGGAACCTTCTTGGACCTGCACAGTTGTCTTGTTAGTTAGTCGGAGTGCAAATAGAAAATTGGAAATCCCAAGTTGAATACCCAAATTGTAGGGTTTATCTGACAAAAACCATGACATGTCACTATCTCAGCAAAGTAAAGGAGGACCTGGCAAAACAAGGAAGGCGGCAGTGAGACCAATTCCAAGCGTTGGTGCTGGGTTTTCTATTGCACTCgtcaacccttctgcaatgat
Protein-coding regions in this window:
- the LOC126589375 gene encoding RGS1-HXK1-interacting protein 1 → MAETLPTLSPSEQGEQVNMNVDNDQKDSQQGAGASASSNSNANMALAATMAEDLQRTVMESTDSAVRSARYIQHHLPQYIGKAVDNYRIYEHAFFTKIKEGLTSAIENPAPTLGIGLTAAFLVLPGPRRFLFRQTFRRLQSEEAQFLSAEKSVKELNLSVDLMKKESKKLLERALLAEKDMTYGHTDLMDVGRQIQHLCKSAHKVESQASDLMDGLREIPNREALKLRAEVASMTSILKRQRSVLDKHIMKISELGLPV